Proteins from a single region of Drosophila biarmipes strain raj3 chromosome 3R, RU_DBia_V1.1, whole genome shotgun sequence:
- the LOC108027334 gene encoding THO complex subunit 1: MSTAVEVAVKAPGKLANYFELQSAFEKALELAIADGNVELLVKEYNSFSANTEHDKRLPMDHAFRVLLMKRLEDDVQRIGELVRLSVEATRAEIVSNTIPVVLLIDTFDVVTLDKCQEIFQFVEELVDVWKEELFFTSCKNNVLRMCNDLLRRLSRTQNTVFCGRIQLFLSKFFPFSERSGLNIVSEFNLDNFTEYGLDSKDHDESDNKELEDTAEDIPLKIDYDLYCKFWSLQDFFRNPNQCYNKAQWKMFQMHAENILQSFSSFKLEDVRQSGSDNSSETGQAMEVDEETADTAAVNAVAKANHFFAKFLTNPKLLALQLSDANFRRAVLVQFLILFQYLQVSVKFKIDTYTLTADQADFIKDTESRVYKLLEETPPYGKRFSRTVHHMLVREEMWNNWKNEGCKEFKKPEEPAASEEDAKPPPPKRTRRALGDALRDAARNGKFFLGNDNLTRLWNYSPDNLQACKSEQRNFLPLLETYLETPHEKVDPAFEWRALRLLARQTPHFFTSLSQPSSKISDYLEQVRKRLIRDKEPKPPALLSSTSSENSFGLAANHAHAEGDQDATVALQDGEPEQDLEVEDNEPVVEEADEVPAHEKPLMVTKEHIQEVAPLIGEPWMKVGKKIGFTNDELLFFQMEHPKANVACVQMLTNWISDDDDATLDNWAYMLEGLEMNKAAEAVKAIIEREKSGPAAAPVAPPTSDNDVEELSD, encoded by the exons ATGAGCACCGCTGTGGAAGTGGCCGTTAAGGCTCCCGGGAAGTTAGCTAACTACTTTGAGCTGCAGTCGGCTTTTGAG AAAGCACTGGAACTGGCCATAGCCGACGGCAATGTGGAGCTTTTGGTTAAAGAGTACAACAGCTTCTCAGCCAACACCGAGCACGACAAGCGCCTGCCCATGGACCATGCCTTTCGTGTGCTCCTCATGAAGCGGCTGGAGGACGATGTGCAGCGCATAGGAGAGCTGGTGCGCCTTTCCGTGGAGGCCACGAGAGCGGAGATCGTGTCCAACACTATTCCCGTGGTACTGCTTATCGACACCTTCGACGTAGTCACGCTGGACAAGTGCCAGGAGATCTTCCAGTTTGTCGAGGAGCTGGTGGATGTGTGGAAGGAGGAGCTGTTCTTCACCTCCTGCAAAAACAACGTCCTGCGCATGTGCAACGACCTGCTGCGCCGCCTTTCGCGCACACAAAACACCGTCTTCTGCGGTCGCATCCAGCTCTTCCTCTCCAAGTTCTTCCCCTTCTCGGAGCGCTCTGGCCTGAACATCGTGTCCGAGTTTAACTTGGACAACTTTACGGAATACGGACTAGACAGCAAGGACCACGACGAGAGCGATAACAAAGAGCTGGAGGATACCGCCGAGGATATTCCCCTGAAGATTGACTACGACCTGTACTGCAAGTTTTGGTCACTGCAGGACTTCTTCCGCAATCCCAATCAGTGCTATAACAAGGCGCAATGGAAGATGTTCCAGATG CATGCTGAGAACATACTTCAGTCATTCTCGAGCTTCAAGCTAGAAGACGTTCGGCAGAGCGGCAGCGACAATTCAAGCGAGACTGGCCAAGCAATGGAGGTGGATGAAGAGACCGCTGATACTGCGGCGGTGAACGCCGTGGCCAAGGCTAATCACTTCTTCGCCAAGTTCCTGACCAATCCAAAACTACTAGCACTTCAACTTTCCGACGCCAATTTCCGACGCGCGGTCCTTGTGCAGTTTCTCATTCTCTTTCAGTACCTTCAAGTCAGTGTAAAGTTTAAAAT TGACACTTATACCTTGACCGCAGACCAGGCGGACTTTATCAAGGATACAGAGTCTCGTGTTTATAAGTTACTCGAGGAGACACCGCCGTACGGCAAGCGGTTTTCCCGAACTGTACACCACATGCTGGTTCGCGAGGAGATGTGGAATAATTGGAAGAACGAGGGCTGCAAGGAGTTCAAAAAACCGGAGGAGCCTGCCGCCAGCGAGGAGGACGCAAAGCCACCTCCACCCAAAAGAACAAGGCGTGCATTGGGCGACGCCCTGCGCGATGCTGCGCGCAATGGCAAGTTCTTTTTAGGAAA TGACAACTTAACCCGTCTGTGGAACTATTCTCCAGATAACTTGCAGGCCTGCAAAAGCGAGCAGCGGAATTTCCTGCCTCTGTTGGAGACATACTTGGAGACACCGCATGAGAAGGTCGACCCCGCCTTTGAGTGGCGAGCGCTGCGTTTACTTGCCCGCCAGACACCACACTTCTTTACATCGCTCTCACAACCATCGAGCAAGATCTCCGACTATCTGGAACAGGTGCGAAAGCGTCTCATCCGAGACAAGGAGCCCAAGCCACCAGCTCTGTTATCCAGTACCTCTTCGGAGAACAGTTTCGGCCTGGCGGCGAACCATGCTCATGCGGAGGGCGACCAGGATGCTACAGTGGCTCTTCAGGACGGTGAACCAGAGCAGGATCTCGAAGTGGAGGACAACGAGCCCGTGGTAGAAGAGGCGGATGAGGTGCCAGCACACGAAAAGCCCTTAATGGTTACCAAAGAGCACATTCAAGAGGTGGCCCCCCTGATCGGCGAGCCCTGGATGAAGGTGGGCAAGAAGATTGGCTTCACCAACGACGAGCTTCTCTTTTTCCAAATGGAGCATCCCAAGGCCAATGTGGCCTGCGTTCAAATGCTGACCAACTGGATCTCCGATGACGACGACGCCACCCTAGACAACTGGGCGTACATGCTTGAAGGATTGGAGATGAATAAGGCTGCCGAGGCGGTGAAAGCCATTATTGAGCGCGAAAAATCTGGACCAGCTGCCGCGCCAGTCGCGCCTCCTACATCCGATAACGACGTGGAGGAGCTCTCCGATTAG
- the LOC108027336 gene encoding uncharacterized protein LOC108027336 isoform X1 codes for MLQSADGDEDGDLLQYDFEPELGQDHILPLKLNESWAARRLMEALSHLPPSGNGSTNSAPMRFQQRTQQEQEVRRRELMGAKTSVENLTTGAPSAATTRLIGNGKVRQMFDERRRGAGIDRSNPLKPIGTLPSPPAPAKTRSQPPMQRLIKGVSDMNLRDPPNAGRRITSDSNNNKFATTPRTTVNRNLKPVVTRKTPPAQETSVSQQSVTSPQRSPKMPTSNRMAGGATPQVSRLSPPVIRRSTPKSPVKKVNMEAISAAPEGTALCRHCGRHFNTDRLGKHEGVCQRMVSNKRKIFDASKQRIEGTEAEKFNKKPKGARTRTTYSSAAQQKGLTTGVKKNNWRKKHEEFIQSIRAAKQVQAHLARGGKLSDLPPPPPSENADYIQCPHCGRRFNQQAAERHIPKCANMIHNKPRNGPPPKRR; via the exons ATGTTGCAATCGGCGGACGGGGACGAGGACGGAGACCTGCTCCAGTACGACTTCGAGCCTGAGCTCGGCCAGGACCACATTCTGCCCCTGAAGCTGAACGAGTCCTGGGCGGCCAGGCGCCTCATGGAGGCACTAAGTCACCTGCCCCCCAGTGGCAACGGCAGCACCAACTCTGCACCC ATGCGTTTTCAGCAGCGGacccagcaggagcaggaggtgCGTCGGAGGGAGCTGATGGGCGCGAAGACGAGTGTGGAGAACCTGACGACCGGAGCACCCAGTGCGGCCACCACCAGGCTGATCGGCAATGGAAAAGTGCGCCAGATGTTCGACGAACGTCGCCGAGGAGCGGGCATTGACCGCAGCAATCCCCTCAAGCCGATCGGTACCCTCCCATCGCCGCCCGCGCCAGCCAAAACCCGCTCCCAGCCGCCGATGCAGCGGCTGATCAAGGGCGTATCCGATATGAACCTGCGGGACCCGCCCAACGCCGGCAGGCGCATCACCAGCGACAGCAATAACAATAAGTTCGCCACCACCCCTCGGACTACTGTTAATCGGAACCTAAAGCCCGTGGTCACCCGGAAGACGCCGCCTGCCCAGGAGACTTCGGTCTCCCAACAATCCGTGACCTCGCCGCAGCGCAGTCCCAAGATGCCGACGTCAAACAGGATGGCCGGTGGCGCCACCCCGCAAGTCAGTCGCCTTTCGCCGCCTGTCATTCGCCGG TCGACGCCTAAATCCCCAGTTAAAAAGGTCAATATG GAGGCCATCTCGGCGGCCCCTGAAGGCACCGCTCTATGCCGGCACTGCGGACGCCACTTCAACACGGATCGTTTGGGGAAGCACGAGGGGGTGTGCCAGCGCATGGTGAGCAACAAGCGCAAGATCTTCGACGCCTCCAAGCAGCGGATCGAAGGCACCGAAGCCGAGAAGTTCAACAAGAAGCCGAAGGGAGCCCGCACACGCACCACGTACAGTAGTGCTGCCCAGCAGAAGGGCCTGACCACCGGGGTGAAGAAGAACAATTGGCGCAAGAAGCACGAGGAGTTTATCCAGTCGATCAGGGCCGCCAAGCAGGTGCAAGCTCACTTGGCCCGCGGTGGCAAGCTAAGCGACCTGCCCCCGCCGCCGCCTTCGGAGAATGCCGACTACATCCAGTGTCCGCACTGTGGGCGTCGATTCAATCAACAAGCCGCCGAACGGCACATCCCCAAGTGCGCCAACATGATTCACAACAAACCCCGAAATGGTCCCCCGCCCAAGAGGCGTTGA
- the LOC108027336 gene encoding uncharacterized protein LOC108027336 isoform X2, whose translation MASQGSGDMKTSRLAQMQMRFQQRTQQEQEVRRRELMGAKTSVENLTTGAPSAATTRLIGNGKVRQMFDERRRGAGIDRSNPLKPIGTLPSPPAPAKTRSQPPMQRLIKGVSDMNLRDPPNAGRRITSDSNNNKFATTPRTTVNRNLKPVVTRKTPPAQETSVSQQSVTSPQRSPKMPTSNRMAGGATPQVSRLSPPVIRRSTPKSPVKKVNMEAISAAPEGTALCRHCGRHFNTDRLGKHEGVCQRMVSNKRKIFDASKQRIEGTEAEKFNKKPKGARTRTTYSSAAQQKGLTTGVKKNNWRKKHEEFIQSIRAAKQVQAHLARGGKLSDLPPPPPSENADYIQCPHCGRRFNQQAAERHIPKCANMIHNKPRNGPPPKRR comes from the exons ATGCGTTTTCAGCAGCGGacccagcaggagcaggaggtgCGTCGGAGGGAGCTGATGGGCGCGAAGACGAGTGTGGAGAACCTGACGACCGGAGCACCCAGTGCGGCCACCACCAGGCTGATCGGCAATGGAAAAGTGCGCCAGATGTTCGACGAACGTCGCCGAGGAGCGGGCATTGACCGCAGCAATCCCCTCAAGCCGATCGGTACCCTCCCATCGCCGCCCGCGCCAGCCAAAACCCGCTCCCAGCCGCCGATGCAGCGGCTGATCAAGGGCGTATCCGATATGAACCTGCGGGACCCGCCCAACGCCGGCAGGCGCATCACCAGCGACAGCAATAACAATAAGTTCGCCACCACCCCTCGGACTACTGTTAATCGGAACCTAAAGCCCGTGGTCACCCGGAAGACGCCGCCTGCCCAGGAGACTTCGGTCTCCCAACAATCCGTGACCTCGCCGCAGCGCAGTCCCAAGATGCCGACGTCAAACAGGATGGCCGGTGGCGCCACCCCGCAAGTCAGTCGCCTTTCGCCGCCTGTCATTCGCCGG TCGACGCCTAAATCCCCAGTTAAAAAGGTCAATATG GAGGCCATCTCGGCGGCCCCTGAAGGCACCGCTCTATGCCGGCACTGCGGACGCCACTTCAACACGGATCGTTTGGGGAAGCACGAGGGGGTGTGCCAGCGCATGGTGAGCAACAAGCGCAAGATCTTCGACGCCTCCAAGCAGCGGATCGAAGGCACCGAAGCCGAGAAGTTCAACAAGAAGCCGAAGGGAGCCCGCACACGCACCACGTACAGTAGTGCTGCCCAGCAGAAGGGCCTGACCACCGGGGTGAAGAAGAACAATTGGCGCAAGAAGCACGAGGAGTTTATCCAGTCGATCAGGGCCGCCAAGCAGGTGCAAGCTCACTTGGCCCGCGGTGGCAAGCTAAGCGACCTGCCCCCGCCGCCGCCTTCGGAGAATGCCGACTACATCCAGTGTCCGCACTGTGGGCGTCGATTCAATCAACAAGCCGCCGAACGGCACATCCCCAAGTGCGCCAACATGATTCACAACAAACCCCGAAATGGTCCCCCGCCCAAGAGGCGTTGA
- the LOC122817776 gene encoding uncharacterized protein LOC122817776 encodes MRNSIIYVLLCVLAVSGTNCRLVFARLFHGLKYPSHDRQQYYPGNYDFRRPAPVRPQKPVRSYKDICRLVNHNGFLNAGGVPKCPY; translated from the coding sequence ATGCGCAACTCAATCATATACGTTCTGCTGTGTGTTCTGGCGGTCAGCGGGACCAACTGCAGATTGGTGTTTGCAAGGCTATTCCACGGCCTTAAATACCCAAGTCATGATAGACAGCAATACTACCCTGGCAACTACGACTTCAGGCGACCGGCGCCAGTACGTCCTCAGAAACCTGTTCGATCCTACAAGGATATCTGTAGGTTGGTTAACCACAACGGGTTCTTAAATGCAGGAGGAGTTCCCAAGTGTCCTTATTAA
- the LOC108027373 gene encoding uncharacterized protein LOC108027373: MSTETFTRKPSSLTSSIYPKHIPKLRVGAIKDDLGFTLSERLALRQAWNLIRPFERRYGQDIFYSFLNDTYWGINKFRNAGELNLKALHLHALQFIHFFGVLIEESDPVMFQLMINDNNLTHSQCKVGSAYIGNLAQALVDYVLKVFQKVSSLSLEQGFRKIVEKFQSYHDQLPAKTAYHRVSKLDVH, translated from the exons ATGAGTACGGAAACATTTACAAGAAAGCCATCCAGTTTAACGAGTTCTATATACCCAAAACATATTCCAAAGTTAAGGGTTGGTGCTATTAAGGACGACTTAGGATTCACGCTAAGCGAAAGATTGGCTCTCAGACAAGCTTGGAACTTGATCAGACCCTTTGAGCGCCGCTACGGACAAGATATTTTCTATAG CTTCTTGAACGATACGTATTGGGGTATTAACAAGTTCAGAAACGCCGGTGAACTTAACCTGAAGGCTCTGCACTTGCATGCGTTGCAATTTATACACTTTTTTGGTGTTCTGATAGAAGAATCGGATCCTGTCATGTTCCAGCTGATGATAAATGACAACAACCTTACCCACAGTCAATGCAAAGTGGGATCCGCTTATATAGGG AACCTGGCCCAGGCCCTGGTGGACTACGTCCTGAAGGTGTTCCAAAAGGTCAGCTCCCTGTCTCTGGAGCAGGGCTTCAGGAAAATCGTCGAGAAGTTCCAGAGCTACCATGACCAACTGCCAGCTAAGACCGCCTACCATCGCGTGAGCAAGTTGGACGTCCACTAG
- the LOC108027444 gene encoding uncharacterized protein LOC108027444, which translates to MSDSTIFSFDSTAESFVLGHSSDSDVSNSSATSSLSASAASNSSAASNSSAASNSLASSNLPAASNSSASSYLSAASISSADSNWSPNLFLETNSSLEHHSFSEHHSSPEINSSSAFNITDTSAGGSNILNSTQEDRSLNMIRDESQSLVNLSVPDDDVPSQIRLLSRNMSDFEAELDGINRYCNRVDQNNISPASTSTPTVVRGNRRRSAISPVEVIDLSHLELAPPIRSARYRAPDAVIDLCTPDGTRRRLETHSNDSPTVHSRRPILARRLENSPVVDLDDVSPPKRAHRDPEMSQREDSYKCPVCMESVSKREPVSTKCGHVFCRECIQTAISSTHKCPMCNKKLTARQYFRIYL; encoded by the exons ATGTCAGATTCAACAATATTTTCCTTT GACTCCACTGCTGAATCGTTCGTTCTTGGCCACTCATCGGACAGCGACGTTTCCAACTCCAGCGCTACGTCTAGCCTCAGTGCATCAGCGGCATCCAATTCATCGGCGGCATCCAATTCATCGGCGGCCTCCAATTCATTGGCGTCCTCCAATTTACCTGCAGCATCCAATTCATCGGCTTCCTCCTATTTATCTGCAGCATCAATCTCTTCGGCGGACTCCAATTGGTCTCCAAATTTATTCCTGGAAACCAATTCATCCTTGGAACACCATTCTTTCTCGGAACACCATTCATCGCCGGAAATTAATTCATCCTCGGCATTTAATATCACCGACACTTCCGCTGGCGGATCAAACATCCTGAATTCTACACAGGAAGATCGCTCTTTGAATATGATCCGCGATGAATCACAGTCCCTGGTCAACTTGTCCGTTCCAGACGACGATGTTCCCTCGCAGATAAGATTACTATCGCGGAATATGTCAGATTTTGAAGCCGAATTAGATGGCA TAAACCGCTATTGCAATCGTGTGGACCAGAACAACATTTCACCAGCATCTACCTCAACACCAACAGTTGTGCGTGGCAATCGTCGCAGGAGTGCCA TCAGTCCAGTGGAAGTGATAGATTTGTCCCATCTGGAACTGGCGCCTCCAATTCGATCAGCCCGTTATCGTGCTCCCGACGCTGTTATCGACTTGTGCACTCCCGATGGAACAAGACGCCGTTTAGAGACTCATTCGAACGACTCGCCTACCGTTCACAGCCGTCGGCCTATCCTTGCTCGGCGCCTCGAAAATTCTCCAGTAGTGGATCTCGACGATGTGTCGCCACCCAAACGCGCCCACCGTGATCCCGAGATGTCCCAGAGGGAGGACTCCTACAAATGTCCGGTCTGCATGGAAAGTGTGAGCAAGCGCGAGCCGGTGTCAACAAAATGCGGACACGTTTTTTGCCGAGAATGTATCCAAACTGCCATCAGCTCCACGCACAAGTGCCCGATGTGCAACAAAAAGCTCACAGCACGTCAATATTTTCGCATTTATCTGTGA
- the LOC108027037 gene encoding vesicle transport protein SEC20, whose amino-acid sequence MDKDTFTLQSIRQDLIDNNLQAKAIIQDILNSRTSIAELEELNEAGRSKLSAIRRNIERLDDWARDTTDPVLAKEVDTHREQFSKTLQAFRKANVSTMLEIEKANREELMAITGESELRQRTTTRARHNQGSLVSQENDVTEKMLAISRHLSETTQKSAVTLETLVASSQNVEATSDELQNTAGSITMSGKLLKKYGRRECTDKMLLFFAFCLFLACVFYIVQKRLF is encoded by the exons ATGGACAAGGACACGTTTACGCTTCAGTCTATCCGGCAGGATCTCATCGACAACAATCTGCAGGCCAAGGCCATAATACAG GACATTCTAAACAGCCGCACCTCGATCGCCGAACTGGAGGAGCTAAACGAAGCGGGGCGCTCCAAGCTGTCGGCCATCAGGAGGAACATCGAGCGCCTGGACGACTGGGCACGGGACACTACTGACCCGGTACTGGCAAAGGAGGTGGACACCCACCGCGAGCAGTTCTCCAAGACTCTGCAGGCCTTCCGCAAAGCCAATGTGTCCACAATGTTGGAAATCGAGAAGGCCAATCGCGAGGAGCTGATGGCCATTACAGGCGAGAGTGAGCTGCGCCAGCGGACGACGACACGGGCGCGCCACAACCAAGGCAGCCTGGTCTCTCAGGAGAACGACGTGACCGAGAAGATGCTGGCCATATCCCGGCACCTCTCGGAGACCACTCAGAAGAGCGCTGTCACCCTGGAGACGCTCGTGGCGTCTTCCCAGAATGTAGAGGCCACCAGTGACGAGCTGCAGAACACGGCCGGGAGCATCACCATGTCCGGCAAGCTTCTCAAGAAGTACGGACGACGCGAGTGCACTGACAAGATGCTTCTCTTCTTCGCCTTCTGCCTGTTCCTCGCCTGTGTCTTCTACATTGTTCAGAAGCGCCTTTTTTAG